In Bacteroidales bacterium, the DNA window AGATACCGCAGCAGATGTTATACTTTATGGTTCGCGAGCACGAGGAGATGAACGGACAGATTCGGATTGGGATCTTCTTATTCTAACAGACTATCCTATAGATTTAGAGGCAGAAAATATTTTCCGAAATAAATTATATGATTTAGAATTGGAAACTGGCGAATCTTTCTCGGTTTTTGCTTATTCAAAAACCGAATGGCATACAAGACAAAAGATTACACCGTTTTATCAAAATGTAACACAAGAAGGAATCCTGTTATGAATCAAGAAGAACGGTTGGAATATGTGAAATTTCGCATAGAATCAGCATATCAAACTTATGATGCAGCTAAATCATTATTTGAAAATGAATTTTGGAATTCATCGGTGAATAGGTTGTATTATGCTATCTTTTATGCAGTGAATGCTTTATTGGTGTTGAATAAGATTAAAACAAAAACACATTCTTCTGTTAAAAGTCAGTTCTCACTTCATTTTATTAAATCAGAAAGACTTGATAAGAAATATGGACAATTATTTAATATTTTATTTGACTTGCGACAAAAGGGTGATTATGAAAATATGTATAATTATGATAAAGAGTCGGTTGAGCCATTAATTGAGAAAGTTGGTAAAATGTTACAAATAATTGAAAATGAGATTAAAAACGCCCTGTAGCGCAATATAAAAAATTGGGCAGAAAGTGTTAAATATGAACGAATTAACAATGAATAAACGGTATAGTAAATTGAAAGATTTGAGTTTTAAAACGCACAACTTTTCATACTGCCACAGTGAAGTAAAGAAAACGCAAAAACGTAGGTATTACCATTAAATAATATTTTGCTCTAAATAATGAAACTCAGGGGTTTGAGTATTTATTTAGAAAGAGCAAATTTCTATATATAAAAGTTATGCGAAAGCGGTGTGCCGACATTACATTGAAGACTAAAAACATAATTAATAAATATAATTTTCATGAAAAAAATAACCTTAATACTTTTTCCTATTCTGATTTTAATGTTTTCATGTGAAGATGACACAAATGAGCAACCTGAAAATTCTGCTCATTCAACATTTAAGATTAATGATATAACTTACAAAGCAGATAATACAATTTTATACCAAACAAAATTCGGGCAAATAATTGCGATTAATGGAATTGATTTTGAATTATTATTAAACTTATCTGATACCGATAATTCAATATTTGAGATTACTGACACCTTAAAAGTATTGGATAGCGGAAAGGCAAGGTGTATTTTAAAATTTAATAATGATTATAAATTTTCTTCATCCGGAACAATAGAGTATAATCGAGAATCCAAAACAGGAGAATTTTCGATTAATATTGAAGAACTGGTTCTTGAAAATGGATATATAAGGGTAGATTCAGTAATCACTCATGCAATTGTTGATTTTACAGTAATTACTGAAACCGATGAACAAGGAGCTGCCATGAATAGTGGTGATCCTTACGATTGGAATATCAGGATAAATTGGGACTTGATTGAGAGACTTTTTTTAAACTTGAAAACCCTTAGTACTTCTCCTAACGATATTGAAATAGTTGAGTATCCAAATCCTTTTGATGATATTATTCATTTGCATCTTGATATTTCTCAGGAAAAAGTTGCGGATTTGTTTATTGTAAATAATAACTTTGAAATCGAACAAAAGCTTCTTGGATTACAAGGAGGGAGATATTCACTACTGTTAGATAATCCTGATTACAGTGGTAATTATTATAGGCTATATTATAAGATTTATTCAGAATCAGATGAATACTTTGGTTCTGGTGATCTGAAAGTTAAATAATTGCCAGTGCATAACCAACTATAATGAAAGTACTAATCTGCTATGAGTGTTAACTTGAAAGATTATAAAAATCCAATGTATCTAAACCTGATGGAATTGTAGGGTTTTCTTATAGAAAATAAATAAGAAAATTCAGGGATAAGAGCATTTATTAAGAAGGTATATATATAGAGAGAGAAGTTACAAGCAATGCTAAAATGAAATGAAAACAATCTTAATTATACTATTTTTCAGTATATCTATTTTCGGAAATTCACAAAATTATTATCCTTTTCCGGATTCTAATGCGATTTGGAATCATTATTTCGAAACAGGTGAAAGCAAAAAATCCAGTGATACTTCTATGTATTATAGTTATGGATTAATGGGTGACACAATTATTAATTCAATAAATTATTCAAAATTGTATAAATTTATTGATACTGTATTTACCTCGTATGCAGAATATTTAGGAGGTTTACGCGAAGATACTTCCAAAAAAGTTTATTACACTGGAAAAGGATTTTGGGGAGGTTATTTTGCAGATGAAATATTACTTTATGATTTTTCAAAAAATATTGGAGACACAATCGAATATGGAATATGGGGCGAAACAATTATATTAGATATTGATTCAATTTTAATAGGTCAAAATTACAGGAAACAGTATTATATTATTTATGATTGTTTTATTGAAGGTATAGGAAGTATAAAAGGATTATTGTTTCCAATAACCGATATTCCGACAAAAGTATATACATTTTGGGATTTAGTTTGCTATAAGCAAAATGATAATGTATTATATTTAAATTCAAATTATAATAGATGCTTCCCAATTATTGATAATATTGAATTAATAGATAAAACAATTACTGAAAATATCAAAATTTATCCTAACCCTGTTATTAATACTTCTGTAATTGACCTGTCGAATTTACAAGCTGACAAATACAAAATTGAAATATATAATTCCATCGGAATAAATATTCTTATTAAATCAATTACTTCAGACAGTAAAATTGAGATTAGAAAAAAAGACCTACTATCTGGTTTGTATATGTATCGCTTAATTAGAAACAATAAAATAATAAAGAAAGGAAAATTTATAGTCAATTAATTGCACAGCTTGTAGCAATGCATTATAAGTAATAGCGGTGAAAGTGCTAAATTGAAAATAAATACAATAAATTTGACAGATTTTTTTTCATTTAAAATTATAGAAATAATTAAAACTGTAATATTTATTTTTTTTAAATTAACGATTGATATATGAGAAAAATAATTTTGCTCTCTATTTTTTACCTATTTGTAAATAATTGTTATTCAAAAGAGTATCCAGGTGAATATTTTACAAATAGTAATGATACAATTAGATGTATGATAAATGTAAAAGTAAACATTATTTATAAGGATTTAATAAATCCCTTATCCTGCAAGTATTCAGTTAAAATTATTGAGATAGAAGGGGGAAAAAAGAAATTAACCCCGCATCAGATTAAAGGATTTCGTATAGAAAACACTTCTGAAGGAGTAATGATTTTTGAATCAGTCACAATAGAAAATAAAGGAACTTTCTTTGTGCAAAAACTTGAAGAAGGTGAAATTACTTTATATAAATATTTTTATCCTCATGGGTATGATTATTCAGTACAGTTCCACTATTTAGTGAAAAAAGAAAATGAATATTGTTTTTTGCACCTATTTGGTTTTAGAAAGGCCTTATCTAAATATATAAAAGACAACGAAGAAATTTATCAAAGCTTGACTAATAAAGAATATAATTACAAAAACATTCAAGAAGTTATTGAGTTATATAATAATACCAATGATTAAAATACCACCAATTTTTAGCCTTAACCTTTACTCTTTTTTCATTTTTATCAACCCTAAATTTATTTTGTCCTATTTTATTACTATAAATCAATTTTAATACAATAAATCTGCCAGATTTTAAAAATCTGGCAGATTTGTTAGGTAGAATAAAAGAAAAAAAGGCACAAGCATTTTTGCTTGTGCCTTCATTTTTAAAATTATTGTTTAACAATTCTTTTAACTTTCTGATTGTTTCCTGACATTACTTTTAAATAATAAATGCCTGCCGGATAATTAGAAATATCAATATTTTCACGTAAATATTTCACATTTTCAAATTCCTTTATAATAAGCTTATTACCAACTACATCGAAAATTAAAATTGTAATATCTGAATATTTACTAAGCGATAATTCCACATTAAAAAATCCGTTTGATGGATTTGGGAAAACGTTAATTGTTTCAACAGATTCAATATCTGATATATCTGTTAAATAAACAGGAACATTAATCAATAGAGTATCAGAATTGCAATCGTTTGAAGCAATAAGTTGAACTGGATATGTACCTTCGTTATCATAAGTGTGAACAGGATTTAATTCTTCGCTGGTTTGCCCATCGCCAAAATCCCATTTAATATCAATTGCTCCTGTTGAGTAGTTTGAAAAACTAACTGTTTTATTTGATATTGAAAAACTGTAAATCGCATTTACTGATTCACATACAATAACAGTAATATCCATTTCTATACTATTACTTTCGCAACTGTTTAAAGCAAATAATTTTACAGTATATGTCCCGTTTTCAGAATAAATGTTAGTTGGATTTTCGTCTTCGCTTGTTTGTCCATCACCAAAATTCCATAAATAATTTGTAGCTCCAACACTTAAATTTTCAAAAGTAACTTCGCCATTATCATTGCTATAAGTAAATGCAGCATTTACTTCTTCACAAACTACAACATGAATATCAATTGACATTTCATTGCTGTTACACTCGTTATTTACTGTTAAAGTAACAGTATATGTTCCGTTTTCGGAATAAATGTGAATAGGATTTTCGCTTTCGCTTGTTTGTCCATCGTCAAAATTCCATAAATAATTTGTAGCACCAACACTTAGATTCTCAAAAGTAACTTCACCGTTATTATTACTATAAGTGAATGAAGCATTTACAGTTTCGCATGTAACAACATTAATATTCATTGTAACAGAATCGGTACTGCAAATGTTGTATGCAACAAGTAATACAGAATACATACCATTTTCTGTATAAATATGAATTGGATTTTCGTCTTCACTGGTTTGTCCATCGCCAAAATCCCATAAATAATCTGTAGCATAAACACTTTGATTCTCAAAAGTAATTTCATCGTAATCATTACTATAAGTAAATGCAGCATTTACAGCTTCACATGCAACAACATTAATATTCATTGTAACAGAATCGGTACTGCAAATGTTATATGCAACAAGTGATACAGAATACATACCATTTTCCGTATAAGTATAAGTTGGATTTTTATCTTCGCTTGTTTGTCCGTCTCCAAAATACCATATATAACTTACAGCAAAGTGCGAAGTATTAGTAAATGTTAATTCTCCTCCATGAGTAGCATATGTATATCCTGCAATTGTGTTTTGGCATACTTCTATTTGTTCAAAGATAGTATCATTATTACATTCATGATAAGCAATTAATGATACATTGTAAGTTCCTGTAGAATCATATACATGAACCGGATTTATGTCATAACTAGTATTTCCATCATCAAAATCCCAATAATAACTGCTTGCATCTGTAGATTGATTTGTAAAACTTATTTTAAAATCATTATACGAATAATTAAATTCAGCATGTGCCGAGCTTGTATTATCTGTAATAGTTATTGTATCGCTAACAATACCACAGTTTGAATTTATTTGTACCGAATAGGTTCCGGCAATAGTTACAGGAATTGTTCTTGTTGTATCGCCTGTTGACCAAAGGTAAGTTCCATCAGTTTGTCCGGCATCTAATATAAAGATATCATTGCCACATATTGAAATATCTTCACCTAAATCAAAATTTTCCACAGAAATAAATTCATAAGCGCCAATATCCGGATTATTTACATCTCTTAAATTACCATTGACATCGGTTGTTACATAATCGGTTGGCAATGCAGTACCATCTAATAAATAATTACAAGTTCGTAAATCATTATCGAAATAAAACACAGGGTCAATACTCAAACTATTATAATCTTGTGAAGAATGCGATTGTAGTGTAGTTAGGTCAGCTATATATGTACCATTCCATCTTGCCAAATAACTTCCTGTTGTATTTAAAATATTATAGTCAGACTGATACGATTTACTTCCACCATAACCATATATTGAATATCCTCCTGAATTATTAGAAAATATATTATTTAAAACAACAAGACTATAACAACTTTCAGTATAAAAACATTTTGAATTGCTTGCTTCACCATATAGATTAACACTATTATTCAAGACATGAAGATTATTTGAATAGCTAGTGTAAATCCCTGTAAACCAAGAGTATGATGAAGTAAATGATATACTGTTATTTGAAATTATTGAAGAAATTCCTTTTTTGTCATAATAAGCGTTAGCATATATTGCTCTTTCTCCATTATATAAATCAATAAGATTATTTGAAATTTCGAAGCTATTATTTATATAATTATCAGTATAAAAATATATTGCATTGTAATAATCATCTGAATTGGAATTATTTGTAATCTGGTTGTTGTTTATTTTAATTCCATCAATATTATATGCTTCTATACCTATACTGTATTGTCCTGTGAATATATTACCGGTAATTTCAATACCATTGTCATATTTATCCATATCGTTATTTCCTTCCCAATAAATAGCATAATCACCATTTTCAAAAGCATTATTTGAAATAATATTATAATCATCGTTTTCGTTATTCGAATTATACTCAGAATGAATACAATATCCATACTCAGGTGGAGCAATAAATTTACAATTTGTAATTGTATTATTGCATGCACCATTTTTGAATAAAATTCCATAATCTGAATTATCATAAATTTCAAATCTTATATTATCGAAAATAATATTATCTGCACCATTTAGAGAAACTAAATATTCTGCATATTCATCAGTTGTTATTATTACGGAATTATTTTTTTCGGAAACTGAACGGAATGTAATAGTATTTTCTGATGAAGCTCCTGTTAATTCAGTTATTTCAAAACTTTCATTATAAGTTCCTTCTTCAACATTAAATACTACTGCACTACAAATTCTTAGTGAATTTGTTAAAAAATTAACAGCTTCAGTAAAAGAATTAAAGTCGTTATTACTACTTTTCCCAATTGAATATTCACCGGATATTCCTTTTTCGAAATCCTTTTCAAACAAATCGTTTGAAGTGTTTTCATCAGTATTGTTATTTGGAAAAGTTGTCCATGCTTTTAAAGTTAATAGTTGTTCGGAAGTAATATCATGAGTTCCGAGAAAAACAGTATCTGTTTCGTTTGTTTGCAGTTCTCCGTTCCAATTTATAGTAGTTTTTAACATGTCATTTACCGACCATTTAACAATATCAGAAGTCAATATTTCAGTTCCAAAATTTGATATTATTGCGTAAAAGTTATAATTACCGTTACATAATAAATCACTATCAGTAAATATTTCAATAATTCCTGCATCTATATTTCGTACTGAAAAAATAATTGCACCTATATCAGGATTTGCAGCATCCCTTTCATAACCATTAATATCATCAGTAATTAGAGCTACGGGACAGCCTGTATTATTTAACAAACTATTATTTGGTGTAAGATTAGTTATTGATGTATAATAAGGGTTAGTTTGTAAAGAATTTGAATCAATACCCGGGCATACTATTCTGTAATTCTCAATAGTG includes these proteins:
- a CDS encoding T9SS type A sorting domain-containing protein, which encodes MKTILIILFFSISIFGNSQNYYPFPDSNAIWNHYFETGESKKSSDTSMYYSYGLMGDTIINSINYSKLYKFIDTVFTSYAEYLGGLREDTSKKVYYTGKGFWGGYFADEILLYDFSKNIGDTIEYGIWGETIILDIDSILIGQNYRKQYYIIYDCFIEGIGSIKGLLFPITDIPTKVYTFWDLVCYKQNDNVLYLNSNYNRCFPIIDNIELIDKTITENIKIYPNPVINTSVIDLSNLQADKYKIEIYNSIGINILIKSITSDSKIEIRKKDLLSGLYMYRLIRNNKIIKKGKFIVN
- a CDS encoding nucleotidyltransferase domain-containing protein; this translates as MKIEKKNIIRLIRNSVNDIDTAADVILYGSRARGDERTDSDWDLLILTDYPIDLEAENIFRNKLYDLELETGESFSVFAYSKTEWHTRQKITPFYQNVTQEGILL
- a CDS encoding HEPN domain-containing protein; the encoded protein is MNQEERLEYVKFRIESAYQTYDAAKSLFENEFWNSSVNRLYYAIFYAVNALLVLNKIKTKTHSSVKSQFSLHFIKSERLDKKYGQLFNILFDLRQKGDYENMYNYDKESVEPLIEKVGKMLQIIENEIKNAL